A genome region from Trachemys scripta elegans isolate TJP31775 chromosome 2, CAS_Tse_1.0, whole genome shotgun sequence includes the following:
- the ACKR2 gene encoding atypical chemokine receptor 2 yields the protein MSAMPHTTDNPVNMTDYEYQFLDEEDYIQGVLCTKENVKAFGKVFLPVLYTIVFLLGLAGNCLLFAILIKYTKNKKMTEVYLLNLTISDLLFVVTLPFWATYAASQWVFGNAFCKIISIIYTTNFYSGIFFVSCMSLDKYLEIVHAWSNKNLRAPRKSFLVSSVVWVISIVLSIPDFFFMEVQDLHNGRRVCHLDYGLHHSIWRLLFQFQQILLGFFLPFLCMVFFYSRVACVLTTLMSPGKKRALRLVVILVVVFFVLWFPYNITLFLHLLQNLHVIKGCETSKHLDYAMQVTESLAFIHCCLNPVLYAFVNKRFRLHLKKRFGAIFRRQDISRSSSRCTDNVEMKSITNV from the coding sequence ATGTCTGCCATGCCGCATACCACAGATAACCCAGTCAACATGACTGACTACGAGTACCAATTCTTAGACGAGGAGGATTACATCCAGGGAGTGCTTTGCACAAAGGAAAATGTCAAGGCGTTTGGCAAGGTGTTCCTGCCAGTGCTCTATACTATAGTGTTTCTGCTTGGATTGGCTGGGAACTGTCTACTCTTTGCCATCTTGATCAAATATACCAAGAACAAGAAGATGACCGAGGTGTATCTGCTGAATCTGACCATTTCAGACCTTCTTTTTGTGGTAACCCTTCCCTTCTGGGCCACATACGCAGCTTCTCAGTGGGTGTTTGGGAATGCCTTCTGCAAGATCATAAGTATCATCTACACCACCAACTTCTACAGTGGCATCTTCTTCGTCAGCTGCATGAGTCTGGACAAATACCTGGAGATTGTTCAtgcttggtccaataaaaacttAAGGGCCCCAAGAAAGAGCTTCCTTGTCTCTTCAGTGGTGTGGGTTATTTCCATAGTGCTGTCTATTCCTGACTTTTTCTTCATGGAGGTGCAGGATCTCCACAATGGGAGACGAGTTTGCCACCTCGACTATGGCCTGCACCACTCCATCTGGCGGCTTCTCTTTCAATTTCAGCAAATCCTGCTAGGCTTCTTCCTTCCATTCCTTTGCATGGTGTTCTTCTACTCCCGCGTAGCTTGTGTTCTCACTACATTAATGTCTCCTGGCAAGAAGAGAGCTCTCCGCCTGGTCGTTATTTTGGTGGTAGTTTTCTTTGTGCTGTGGTTCCCATACAACATTACCCTCTTTCTGCATTTGTTGCAAAACCTCCATGTGATTAAGGGTTGTGAAACTAGCAAGCACTTGGACTATGCTATGCAAGTGACTGAGAGCCTTGCCTTTATTCATTGTTGCCTCAACCCCGTGCTGTACGCTTTTGTGAACAAACGGTTCAGGTTACACTTAAAGAAGCGTTTTGGGGCCATCTTCAGGAGGCAGGATATTAGTCGTTCTTCTAGTAGGTGCACTGACAACGTAGAAATGAAAAGCATTACGAATGTGTAA